The following coding sequences lie in one Bos taurus isolate L1 Dominette 01449 registration number 42190680 breed Hereford chromosome 28, ARS-UCD2.0, whole genome shotgun sequence genomic window:
- the ZNF25 gene encoding zinc finger protein 25: MNKYRGPVTFKDVTVEFTREEWKLLDTAQRTLYREVMQENYSHLISVGYCANRPNAIFKLKQGKEPWILEVQFPRQNNPEDLCNTHDQGARCPESQAENSRNGELKKHQKTHTNEKTYKCNECGKAFYQKSILIIHEHTHSKDKPGECEKSVSQNGDLTRQPKTPTREKTYECKECKKTFYHLSSLSRHLRTHAGEKPYECNQCEKSFYQKPHLMEHQKTHTGEKPFECTECGKFFYVKAYLMVHQKTHTGEKPYECKECRKSFSQKSHLTVHQRTHTGEKPYKCKECGKFFSRNSHLKTHQRTHTGEKPYECKECGKCFYQKSALTVHQRTHTGEKPFECNKCGKTFYYKSDLTKHQRKHTGEKPYECNECGKSFSVNSVLRLHQRTHTGEKPYECKECGKSFSQKSHFVIHQRKHTGEKPYECKECKETFFQKSKLTAHQKTHTEGKSL; this comes from the exons GGACCAGTAACATTTAAGGATGTTACTGTGGAATTCACCCGGGAGGAATGGAAATTGCTGGACACTGCTCAGAGGACCCTGTATAGAGAAGTGATGCAGGAGAACTACAGTCACCTCATCTCAGTGG GCTATTGTGCAAATAGGCCAAATGCAATCTTCAAGTTGAAGCAAGGAAAAGAACCATGGATATTAGAAGTACAATTTCCACGTCAGAACAACCCTG AAGACCTATGCAATACTCATGACCAAGGAGCAAGATGCCCAGAAAGCCAAGCTGAAAATTCAAG GAATGGAGAACTCAAGAAACATCAGAAAACTCATACCAATGAAAAAACCtataaatgtaatgaatgtggaaaGGCCTTCTACCAGAAGTCTATCCTCATAATACATGAGCATACTCATTCAAAGGACAAACCCGGTGAATGTGAGAAATCTGTTTCTCAGAATGGAGACCTCACAAGACAACCAAAAACTCCTACCAGAGAGAAGACCTATGAATGTAAAGAATGTAAGAAAACTTTCTACCATCTGTCATCTCTCAGTAGACATTTGAGAACTCATGCAGGAGAGAAACCCTACGAATGTAATCAGTGTGAGAAATCCTTCTACCAGAAGCCACACCTCATGGAACATCAGAAAACACACACAGGAGAAAAACCCTTTGAATGTACTGAATGTGGGAAGTTCTTCTATGTTAAGGCATACCTCATGGTACATCAGAAAACACACACAGGGGAGAAACCatatgaatgtaaggaatgtaGGAAGTCCTTTTCCCAGAAATCACACCTCACAGTACATCAGAGAACACATACAGGGGAGAAACCCTataaatgtaaggaatgtgggaaaTTCTTTTCTAGAAATTCACACCTCAAAACTCATCAGCGaactcacacaggagagaaaccctatgaatgtaaggaatgtggtAAATGCTTTTACCAGAAGTCAGCCTTAACAGTACATCAGCGAACTCATACAGGGGAGAAACCCTTTGAATGTAATAAATGTGGGAAAACCTTTTACTATAAATCAGACCTCACTAAACATCAGAGAAAacacacaggggagaagccctatgaatgtaatgaatgtggtAAATCTTTCTCTGTGAATTCAGTCCTCAGATTACATCAAAGGactcacacaggagagaaaccctatgaatgcaAGGAATGTGGAAAATCTTTCTCTCAGAAGTCACATTTTGTCATACATCAGAGAAaacacacaggagagaaaccctatgaatgtaaggagtgtaaggaaacattttttcaaaaatcaaaactcaCTGCACATCAGAAGACACACACAGAAGGGAAAAGCTTATAA